One segment of Desulfovibrio sp. TomC DNA contains the following:
- the nadC gene encoding carboxylating nicotinate-nucleotide diphosphorylase: MPDPRFERFFTGKARDFLIRAIDLALEEDGPDLTSMAIFAPTDRLTASIVAKEEGIVAAGLPIANLVIDRMGQTGVCDLTFHAADGDRIPDRMVVATLIGPAVTLLKAERVILNFLCHLSGIATMVARAVAALAGTKTRLLDTRKTLPGLRYPEKYAVLCGGGVNHRIDLAEMLMFKDNHIDRAGGIPQAMAALRKAYHGRMKTMPPVEIECRTLAEVAQAVAESPKRLMLDNMDRETMAQALALVPAGIETEVSGGVDLDALAGIGALGPDFVSVGRITHSAKSADFSMLLKETVAS, encoded by the coding sequence ATGCCCGATCCACGCTTCGAACGCTTCTTTACCGGCAAGGCCCGGGACTTTCTCATCCGGGCCATTGATCTGGCCTTGGAAGAGGATGGCCCGGATCTCACCTCCATGGCGATCTTCGCTCCGACCGACCGGCTGACCGCCTCCATCGTGGCCAAGGAAGAGGGCATTGTGGCGGCCGGGCTGCCCATCGCCAATCTGGTCATCGACCGTATGGGCCAGACCGGCGTCTGCGACCTGACCTTCCACGCCGCCGACGGCGACCGCATCCCCGACCGCATGGTAGTGGCCACCCTGATCGGTCCGGCCGTGACACTGCTCAAGGCCGAGCGCGTCATCCTCAATTTCCTGTGCCACCTCTCGGGCATCGCCACCATGGTCGCCCGGGCCGTGGCCGCTTTGGCCGGCACCAAAACCCGGCTGCTCGACACCCGAAAGACGTTGCCCGGCCTGCGCTACCCGGAAAAATACGCGGTCCTGTGCGGCGGCGGCGTCAACCACCGCATCGATCTGGCCGAGATGCTCATGTTCAAGGACAACCACATCGACCGGGCCGGCGGCATTCCCCAGGCCATGGCCGCCTTGCGCAAAGCATACCATGGCCGTATGAAAACCATGCCGCCCGTTGAAATCGAATGCCGTACCCTGGCCGAAGTAGCCCAGGCTGTTGCCGAGTCGCCCAAGCGTCTCATGCTCGACAACATGGACCGGGAAACCATGGCCCAGGCCCTGGCCCTGGTGCCGGCCGGCATCGAGACGGAAGTCAGCGGGGGCGTGGACCTGGACGCTCTGGCCGGCATCGGCGCGCTCGGCCCGGATTTCGTGTCTGTCGGGCGCATCACCCATTCCGCCAAAAGCGCCGACTTCAGCATGCTGCTCAAGGAGACGGTGGCCTCATGA
- the gcvT gene encoding glycine cleavage system aminomethyltransferase GcvT, which produces MENPTPTPLTDWNRSHGAKMVPFAGFDMPVQYVSILAEHEQTRAKAAIFDICHMGEFLLAGAGAAEALGKAVTHDLATLAPGKCRYGFLLNEAGGVIDDLIIYCLGVDEYMLVVNGSRIAIDFETIKSRLPAGSDFKDISPQTAKIDLQGPLAFEVLRDRVPGDFAGLKYFNFIWTEFQGAKLMVSRTGYTGELGYELFLPAEQAVALWEALAADPRVAPAGLGARDTIRLEMGYPLYGQDLDEEHTPAEAGYGWLLTSPAEYVGKGKAAGLRQKLIGLEIPGRRSARHGDVVLDKAGKTVGVVTSASFAPSLGHAVALAYVDAAAAEAKDFVVKAARTELPASKRPLPFYKNGTARKAVV; this is translated from the coding sequence GTGGAAAACCCCACCCCCACTCCCCTCACCGATTGGAACCGCAGCCACGGAGCCAAAATGGTTCCCTTCGCCGGCTTTGACATGCCGGTGCAATATGTCTCCATCCTGGCCGAGCACGAACAGACCCGCGCCAAGGCCGCCATTTTCGACATCTGCCACATGGGCGAATTCCTTCTGGCCGGAGCCGGCGCAGCCGAGGCGCTGGGCAAGGCGGTGACCCATGATCTGGCCACCCTGGCCCCGGGGAAATGCCGCTACGGCTTCCTGTTAAACGAAGCCGGCGGGGTCATCGACGATCTCATCATCTATTGCCTGGGCGTGGATGAGTACATGCTGGTGGTCAACGGCTCGCGCATCGCCATTGATTTTGAGACGATCAAAAGCCGCCTGCCGGCCGGATCGGATTTCAAGGACATCTCGCCCCAGACCGCGAAGATCGACCTGCAGGGCCCTCTCGCCTTTGAGGTGCTGCGCGACCGGGTGCCGGGCGACTTTGCCGGACTCAAATATTTCAACTTCATCTGGACGGAGTTCCAGGGGGCAAAGCTCATGGTCAGCCGCACCGGCTATACCGGCGAGCTTGGCTATGAACTGTTCCTGCCGGCCGAGCAGGCCGTGGCCCTGTGGGAGGCGTTGGCCGCCGATCCGCGCGTGGCCCCGGCTGGCCTTGGCGCGCGCGACACCATCCGCCTGGAGATGGGCTATCCCCTCTATGGCCAGGACCTCGACGAGGAGCACACCCCGGCCGAGGCCGGCTACGGTTGGCTGCTCACCTCACCGGCCGAGTACGTCGGCAAGGGCAAGGCGGCCGGCCTTCGCCAGAAGCTGATCGGCCTGGAGATTCCCGGCCGGCGCAGCGCCCGGCATGGCGACGTGGTCCTGGACAAGGCCGGCAAGACCGTCGGCGTGGTGACCAGCGCATCCTTCGCCCCGAGCCTGGGCCATGCCGTGGCCCTGGCCTATGTGGACGCCGCCGCAGCCGAGGCCAAGGACTTTGTGGTCAAGGCCGCCCGCACCGAACTGCCGGCCAGCAAGCGCCCCCTGCCCTTTTACAAAAACGGCACGGCCAGAAAGGCTGTGGTCTAA
- the nadA gene encoding quinolinate synthase NadA, with the protein MNPTLSKKITAIRQERGRNLAILAHHYQCDDVVGHADILGDSLELSRKIAALDAKDIMFCGVFFMAETAAMLAAPGQRIHIPVREAACVMSEMAPAPLLTTVLARLREAGRDVLPLTYVNSSAAIKAVVGACGGAVCTSANAPKMLRWAMDQGRGVLFLPDKMLGQNTCNTLGVPASARHILDIRAGGTRLNLGAAQKAEVLFWPGQCVIHARFKAADIAALRAKAPGVRVVVHPECSPETVAAADAAGSTSFIIKYVAEAPAGADIVIGTEINLVNRLATQYQGQKTIRPLCQSACSNMAKGTEANLLAALEALDTAEPVTVPEDVRAPATAAVVRMLEVSA; encoded by the coding sequence ATGAACCCTACTTTATCAAAAAAGATCACGGCCATACGCCAGGAACGCGGCCGCAATCTGGCCATCCTGGCCCACCACTACCAGTGCGACGACGTGGTCGGCCATGCCGACATCCTGGGTGATTCCCTGGAGCTGTCGCGCAAAATCGCCGCCCTTGACGCCAAGGACATCATGTTCTGCGGCGTGTTTTTCATGGCCGAGACGGCGGCCATGCTGGCCGCGCCCGGCCAACGCATCCACATTCCGGTGCGCGAGGCCGCCTGCGTCATGTCCGAGATGGCCCCGGCTCCGCTCCTGACCACGGTGCTGGCCCGGCTGCGGGAAGCCGGCCGCGACGTGTTGCCGCTGACCTACGTCAATTCCTCGGCGGCCATCAAAGCCGTGGTCGGGGCCTGTGGCGGAGCGGTCTGCACCTCGGCCAACGCGCCCAAAATGCTGCGCTGGGCCATGGACCAGGGGCGCGGCGTGCTGTTCCTGCCGGATAAGATGCTCGGGCAAAACACCTGCAACACGCTTGGCGTCCCTGCCTCCGCCCGCCACATCCTGGACATCCGGGCCGGCGGCACGCGCCTGAACCTGGGCGCCGCCCAAAAGGCCGAAGTGCTTTTCTGGCCCGGCCAGTGCGTCATCCATGCCCGGTTCAAGGCGGCCGACATCGCCGCCCTTCGGGCCAAGGCTCCAGGGGTGCGGGTGGTGGTCCATCCCGAATGCTCGCCCGAGACCGTGGCCGCGGCCGACGCCGCCGGGTCCACTTCGTTTATCATCAAATACGTGGCCGAGGCCCCGGCCGGGGCGGATATCGTCATCGGCACGGAAATCAATCTGGTCAACCGGCTGGCGACCCAGTACCAGGGCCAAAAGACCATCCGGCCGCTGTGCCAAAGCGCCTGTTCCAACATGGCCAAGGGCACCGAGGCCAACCTGCTCGCCGCTCTGGAGGCCCTGGACACGGCCGAGCCGGTGACCGTGCCCGAGGATGTGCGCGCCCCGGCCACCGCCGCCGTGGTGCGCATGCTCGAAGTTTCCGCCTGA
- the rimI gene encoding ribosomal protein S18-alanine N-acetyltransferase: MQPQPPFSDPVRLGPADAALLAGLEARAFPDAWDEAAFVAALARPVFAAFGIRQENGLAAYATFHFLGEEFEVVNIATDPGLRGRGMASRLLGHVLQHTDKAGMNQGYLEVRAGNVPAKKLYLRHGFAVVGVRKRYYADNGEDALIMVRFAGQEQAVSSPTHY; this comes from the coding sequence ATGCAACCGCAGCCGCCTTTTTCCGATCCGGTGCGCCTTGGGCCGGCTGACGCCGCTCTCCTGGCCGGACTCGAAGCCCGCGCCTTTCCCGATGCCTGGGACGAGGCCGCCTTTGTCGCCGCCCTGGCCCGCCCGGTCTTTGCTGCCTTCGGCATCCGCCAGGAGAACGGTCTTGCCGCCTACGCCACCTTTCATTTTCTGGGTGAGGAATTTGAAGTCGTCAATATCGCTACCGATCCCGGGCTGCGCGGGCGGGGAATGGCTTCACGTCTCCTCGGCCATGTCTTGCAACATACCGATAAAGCAGGCATGAATCAGGGGTATCTGGAAGTGCGCGCCGGCAATGTCCCGGCCAAAAAATTGTACCTTCGCCACGGCTTTGCCGTGGTCGGCGTGCGAAAACGCTATTATGCCGACAACGGGGAGGATGCCCTGATCATGGTCCGGTTCGCCGGGCAGGAACAGGCCGTCAGTTCGCCAACCCATTACTGA
- a CDS encoding GAF domain-containing protein: MPDTPFYEQLLAIVGNVFDAYSAVLFLPEADSEVCRAAAAFSLGEALNREAAIAPGQGLVGWIIREKKPLLISNFDQHRGVLGYYRGGEEERIRAFMGFPVAATGGALCLDSRKTYTFGEKDLKILSQFAELAGNHLARSREVAQSLVEHGFYQAQRRIATLHKTYPKWSAFRSGLLAMLSEATGFRHAILTVRDESGRSYFLEGANESPFNGSREVPTRFSVGQGLVGWVFKNQTPVYTGEKDEASRLPLFGLDVPTIDCKSVICLPIHFSKKTRGVLTLADPRPLPITEELKSFVGMVSESLALFLENLHLRTRLGSPSA; this comes from the coding sequence ATGCCGGATACTCCCTTTTACGAGCAGTTGCTGGCCATTGTCGGCAATGTTTTCGATGCCTATTCCGCTGTCCTTTTCCTGCCCGAGGCCGATTCTGAAGTCTGCCGGGCGGCGGCAGCCTTCAGCCTGGGCGAAGCGCTTAACCGCGAGGCCGCCATCGCTCCGGGCCAGGGGCTGGTGGGCTGGATCATTCGGGAGAAAAAACCGCTACTCATCAGCAACTTTGACCAGCACCGCGGCGTCCTTGGCTATTACCGGGGCGGCGAAGAGGAACGCATCCGGGCCTTTATGGGCTTTCCCGTGGCGGCAACCGGGGGGGCGCTTTGCCTGGACAGCCGCAAGACCTATACCTTCGGGGAAAAGGACCTTAAAATCCTGTCCCAGTTCGCCGAACTGGCCGGGAACCATCTGGCCCGATCCCGGGAAGTGGCCCAAAGCCTAGTCGAACACGGATTCTATCAGGCCCAGCGCCGCATCGCCACTCTGCACAAGACCTATCCCAAATGGTCGGCCTTCCGTTCGGGTTTGTTGGCGATGTTGTCCGAAGCCACCGGGTTTCGTCACGCCATCCTGACCGTGCGCGACGAATCGGGCCGTTCCTATTTTCTGGAAGGAGCCAACGAAAGCCCGTTTAACGGCAGCCGCGAGGTTCCGACACGGTTTTCCGTCGGCCAGGGTCTGGTGGGCTGGGTGTTTAAAAACCAGACGCCGGTCTATACCGGGGAGAAGGACGAGGCCAGCCGGCTGCCGCTTTTCGGGCTCGACGTGCCCACCATTGATTGCAAAAGTGTCATCTGCCTGCCCATCCATTTTTCCAAAAAGACCCGGGGCGTGCTCACCCTGGCCGACCCCAGGCCCCTGCCCATCACCGAGGAACTGAAGTCCTTTGTCGGCATGGTGTCGGAAAGCTTGGCGCTTTTTCTGGAAAACCTGCATCTGCGCACTCGTCTTGGCAGCCCTTCGGCGTAG
- a CDS encoding NUDIX hydrolase, with product MVKKTQTAPQVEYVDVVDQNDRPLMVMPLTEVHRQGLFHRSVMVLVFDPEGRLYLQKRGANKSLYPGRFDLSATGHVRAGEARTEAAARELAEELGLAASSLTLLDAAPASRETAYEFVTLYNAGRTSEQPRPNPDEVAGGMFVDTAELAALVRDYRDWLTPAVVHFYEKRTLFPHAL from the coding sequence ATGGTGAAAAAGACACAGACAGCGCCTCAGGTCGAGTACGTGGACGTCGTTGACCAAAACGACCGCCCGCTCATGGTCATGCCCTTAACCGAGGTCCATCGCCAAGGACTTTTCCACCGCTCGGTCATGGTGCTGGTCTTTGATCCCGAGGGACGGCTCTACCTGCAAAAGCGTGGAGCAAACAAGAGTCTCTATCCGGGACGCTTCGACCTCTCGGCCACCGGCCATGTCCGGGCCGGCGAAGCCCGAACCGAGGCCGCCGCCCGGGAATTGGCCGAGGAGCTGGGACTGGCCGCGTCCTCCCTGACCCTCCTCGACGCCGCCCCGGCCAGCCGGGAGACGGCTTATGAATTCGTCACGCTCTACAACGCCGGGCGCACCAGCGAACAACCCCGCCCCAACCCCGACGAGGTGGCCGGCGGCATGTTCGTGGACACAGCCGAGCTGGCCGCCCTGGTGCGGGACTACCGCGATTGGCTGACGCCGGCCGTGGTGCATTTCTACGAGAAACGGACGTTGTTTCCACACGCTTTGTAG
- a CDS encoding phosphoglycerate kinase, protein MALTRIDTIDIAGKKLLIRVDYNVPLQGDVITDDLRIRASLPTIEYALSKGCSLILCSHLGKAKGAPDPKYSLAPTAKRLSELLERKVGMAPDCLGEATRAMAAALKPGEILMLENLRFHPGETAGDMDFAKEVMSMAEIYVCDAFGTAHRPHASMVAFAQVASKCCAGFLLMKEWQFLGEAVESPTRPFVAVSGGAKVSSKLGVLKNLLSKVDAMCIGGAMANTFLAAMGYGVGKSLVEPELYGAALEIMDEAKKRGVGFYLPVDFIISKDAGKPINEMQPAGQVPFAAIPEDAVVLDIGPVTAGLFALVLDPAKTVVWNGPMGAFENPAFAQGSYTVAHIVAGVRGLSIVGGGDTDVVVHQAGLADKMAFISTGGGASLEFLEGKELPAFKALKECQS, encoded by the coding sequence ATGGCCCTTACCCGCATCGATACGATCGACATCGCTGGCAAAAAATTGCTGATCCGCGTGGATTACAACGTGCCGCTGCAGGGCGACGTCATCACCGACGATCTGCGCATCCGGGCGAGCCTGCCGACCATCGAATATGCCCTGTCCAAGGGTTGCTCGCTTATTTTGTGCTCCCACCTCGGCAAGGCCAAGGGCGCGCCTGATCCCAAGTACTCCCTGGCCCCGACGGCCAAGCGCCTTTCGGAACTCCTTGAGCGTAAGGTGGGCATGGCCCCGGATTGCCTGGGCGAGGCCACCCGGGCCATGGCCGCCGCGCTCAAGCCCGGCGAGATCCTCATGCTTGAGAATCTGCGCTTCCATCCGGGGGAGACCGCCGGTGACATGGACTTTGCCAAGGAAGTCATGTCCATGGCCGAAATCTACGTCTGCGACGCCTTTGGCACGGCCCACCGGCCCCATGCCTCCATGGTGGCCTTTGCCCAGGTGGCTTCCAAATGTTGCGCCGGGTTCCTGCTCATGAAGGAATGGCAGTTCCTGGGCGAGGCCGTGGAATCCCCGACGCGCCCCTTTGTGGCCGTTTCCGGCGGGGCCAAGGTGTCGTCCAAACTCGGGGTGCTCAAGAATCTCTTGTCCAAGGTCGACGCCATGTGCATCGGCGGGGCCATGGCCAACACCTTCCTGGCGGCCATGGGCTACGGCGTGGGCAAGTCCCTGGTTGAGCCGGAGCTCTACGGCGCGGCCCTGGAAATCATGGACGAGGCCAAAAAACGCGGTGTGGGCTTCTATCTGCCCGTGGACTTCATTATTTCCAAGGACGCCGGCAAGCCCATCAATGAGATGCAGCCGGCCGGGCAGGTCCCCTTTGCCGCCATTCCCGAGGACGCCGTGGTCCTGGACATCGGCCCGGTAACGGCCGGCCTGTTTGCCCTGGTCCTGGACCCGGCCAAGACTGTGGTTTGGAATGGCCCCATGGGTGCGTTTGAAAATCCCGCCTTTGCCCAGGGTTCCTATACCGTGGCCCACATCGTGGCCGGGGTGCGGGGCCTTTCCATCGTCGGCGGCGGCGATACCGACGTGGTGGTACACCAGGCCGGGCTGGCGGATAAGATGGCCTTTATATCCACTGGCGGCGGCGCGTCCCTGGAATTTCTCGAAGGCAAGGAACTCCCTGCCTTTAAAGCCCTCAAGGAGTGCCAATCATGA
- a CDS encoding 16S rRNA (uracil(1498)-N(3))-methyltransferase, protein MGRPDAFFLPPEAFAAPFALTGGEANHCAKVLRKRPGEVVRAFDGLGRDGLFTITAISRSCVDLEPISIDETPRPERRLHLAAGFSRSARRDFFLEKAVELGAAGIVFWQAEHSQGKMPDAPKEAWTATLIAAAKQCGAARLPGIALFPGGAAALAVAPEPAWVRRFLLWEDPAVSRPLLPADLAEPGDTLCVVGPEGGLTDAEASLFVNAGFVPATLGSRVLRWETAALAVLAIGLVARPDRG, encoded by the coding sequence ATGGGCCGACCCGACGCCTTTTTCCTCCCGCCCGAGGCCTTTGCCGCGCCTTTTGCCCTGACCGGCGGCGAGGCCAACCACTGCGCCAAGGTGCTGCGCAAGCGGCCCGGCGAGGTAGTGCGCGCCTTTGACGGCCTGGGACGCGACGGGCTTTTCACCATCACGGCCATCTCCCGCAGCTGCGTCGATCTTGAGCCCATTTCCATTGACGAAACCCCGCGGCCAGAGCGTCGCCTGCATCTGGCTGCCGGCTTTTCCCGCTCGGCCCGGCGCGACTTTTTCCTGGAAAAGGCCGTGGAACTGGGGGCCGCCGGCATTGTCTTCTGGCAGGCCGAACACTCCCAGGGCAAAATGCCGGACGCCCCCAAGGAGGCCTGGACCGCCACGCTCATTGCCGCCGCCAAGCAGTGCGGCGCAGCCCGGCTGCCCGGCATAGCCCTTTTCCCAGGCGGAGCCGCCGCCCTGGCCGTCGCCCCGGAACCAGCCTGGGTTCGGCGCTTCCTGTTGTGGGAAGACCCGGCCGTGTCGCGCCCCCTGCTCCCGGCTGATCTGGCCGAACCGGGCGACACCCTGTGCGTAGTTGGTCCCGAAGGCGGCCTGACCGATGCCGAGGCCAGCCTGTTTGTAAACGCCGGCTTTGTGCCGGCAACCCTTGGAAGCCGCGTGCTGCGCTGGGAGACCGCCGCCCTGGCCGTTTTGGCCATTGGCTTGGTCGCCCGCCCTGACCGTGGCTGA
- a CDS encoding inositol monophosphatase family protein: MTQATQELLDRTRAAVALAGERIRADFGMPRDVRRKGRIDLVTATDLAVEDMLKESLARLVPEAAFLAEETAAGTVLSGLTWIIDPLDGTTNFAHGFPFVCTSVALYDGQTPLVGCVNAPMLGQCFTAGQGLGAYLNDAPIHVSATDSLEAALVATGFPYAIRENLDEIMADMRGVLDATQGFRRPGSAALDLAYVAAGGFEAFYEVALNPWDVAAGVLLVTEAGGRVGSYRPAGPYALGDFRILASNGVLHEAMLALFD, from the coding sequence ATGACCCAGGCGACACAGGAACTTTTGGACCGGACCCGGGCCGCCGTCGCCCTGGCCGGAGAGCGCATCCGGGCCGATTTCGGTATGCCCCGGGACGTGCGCCGCAAGGGGCGCATCGATCTGGTCACGGCCACGGATCTGGCTGTGGAAGACATGCTCAAGGAGTCGCTTGCCCGCCTTGTGCCCGAAGCGGCTTTCCTGGCCGAGGAAACTGCCGCCGGTACTGTCCTGTCCGGCCTCACCTGGATTATCGATCCCCTGGACGGCACCACCAACTTCGCCCACGGCTTTCCCTTTGTCTGCACCTCGGTGGCTCTCTATGACGGACAAACCCCGCTTGTCGGCTGCGTCAACGCCCCGATGCTTGGCCAGTGCTTCACGGCCGGCCAGGGACTTGGGGCTTATTTAAACGATGCCCCCATCCATGTTTCCGCCACGGACAGCCTTGAGGCGGCCCTGGTGGCCACGGGGTTTCCGTATGCCATTCGTGAAAATCTCGATGAGATCATGGCCGATATGCGGGGGGTGCTGGACGCAACCCAGGGCTTCCGGCGGCCTGGTTCGGCGGCCCTGGATCTGGCCTATGTGGCGGCCGGGGGCTTTGAGGCTTTCTACGAGGTGGCGCTCAATCCCTGGGATGTGGCCGCCGGAGTGTTGCTGGTGACCGAGGCCGGCGGCCGGGTGGGGAGCTATCGGCCGGCTGGCCCCTACGCCCTGGGGGATTTCCGCATCCTGGCCAGCAATGGGGTTTTGCACGAGGCCATGCTGGCCCTATTCGACTGA
- a CDS encoding rod shape-determining protein yields MLFKNFFRFLGKDLAMDLGTANTLLYTSADGIVLAEPSVVAIDTRSGELIAVGAEAKEYLGRTPERIRAIRPMKDGVIADFDVTRAMIAFFVRKVLAGFRFAKPKMVICVPTGITQVEKRAVIESAQLAGARDVKLVEEPMAAAIGAGLPIDRPSGNMVVDIGGGTTEVAVISLSAIAYAESVRVAGDELNETIQRFVQDEFQVLIGENMAEEIKIRIGSAMPLPEPRSMEVAGKSLIDGTPTTVTVTDALVREAIREPVNIIVSAVRKALEKTPPELVADIARNGLLLAGGGALLAGLDERISQDTNLSVLLDDDPLTTVVRGTGRAMSDRVRFKDVFIN; encoded by the coding sequence ATGCTTTTCAAGAATTTCTTTCGTTTTCTCGGCAAAGACCTGGCCATGGACCTCGGTACGGCCAATACCTTGCTGTACACCTCGGCCGACGGCATTGTCCTGGCCGAACCGTCGGTGGTGGCCATCGACACCCGCAGCGGCGAACTGATTGCCGTCGGCGCCGAAGCCAAGGAATACCTTGGCCGCACCCCGGAACGCATCCGGGCCATCCGGCCTATGAAAGACGGCGTCATTGCCGACTTCGACGTCACCCGGGCCATGATCGCCTTTTTCGTGCGCAAGGTCCTGGCCGGCTTCCGGTTTGCCAAGCCCAAGATGGTCATCTGTGTGCCCACCGGCATCACCCAGGTGGAAAAACGCGCCGTTATCGAGTCGGCCCAGCTGGCTGGGGCGCGCGACGTCAAGCTCGTGGAGGAACCCATGGCCGCGGCCATCGGGGCCGGGCTGCCCATCGACCGGCCTTCGGGAAACATGGTCGTGGACATCGGCGGCGGCACCACCGAAGTGGCCGTCATCTCCCTCTCGGCCATTGCCTATGCCGAATCCGTGCGGGTGGCCGGCGACGAACTCAACGAAACCATCCAGCGTTTTGTGCAGGATGAATTTCAGGTGCTCATCGGCGAGAACATGGCCGAAGAGATCAAGATCCGCATCGGCTCGGCCATGCCCCTGCCTGAACCGCGCTCCATGGAAGTTGCCGGCAAGTCGCTGATCGACGGCACGCCGACCACCGTCACCGTCACCGACGCCCTCGTGCGCGAGGCCATCCGCGAACCGGTCAACATCATTGTCAGCGCCGTCAGGAAGGCTCTGGAAAAGACGCCGCCCGAGCTTGTGGCCGACATCGCCCGAAACGGCCTGCTGCTGGCCGGCGGCGGGGCGCTTTTGGCCGGCCTTGACGAGCGCATCAGCCAGGACACCAACCTGTCCGTGCTCCTGGATGACGATCCCCTGACGACGGTCGTGCGCGGCACCGGCCGGGCCATGAGCGACCGAGTGCGCTTCAAAGACGTTTTTATCAACTGA
- a CDS encoding replication-associated recombination protein A, giving the protein MDLLGNEKRPLAERIRPATLDEFVGQAHVISRLNTMLAGPRLPSLLLFGPPGCGKSTLALILARTKGRPYVRVSAPEAGLAALRELIKGKEILILDELHRFSKAQQDFFLPILETGEIVLLATTTENPSFSITRQLLSRLHVLRLGPLTHPQLMVLAERGAREAGMELPRESLESIAMLSSGDGRTLLNLVEFTAALPEDKRAPDELRKHLPEAMARGDRDGDSHYELASAMIKSIRGSDPDAALYYLACMLESGEDPRFCCRRLMISASEDIGLADPMALPLAVSAAEAVERIGMPEGFIPLAQTVVYLALAPKSNSTYAAYLAAKKDIMQSGVKPVPLHLRNPSTRMQKEWGFGKGYKYPHAYPDAWVEQDYLPEELAGRQFYTAKDQGLEPRLAARLARLRRRQS; this is encoded by the coding sequence ATGGATTTGCTCGGAAACGAAAAACGCCCCCTGGCCGAGCGCATCCGCCCGGCCACCCTTGATGAGTTCGTGGGCCAAGCCCACGTCATCTCGCGCCTCAACACCATGCTGGCCGGCCCCCGGCTGCCGAGCCTGCTCCTTTTTGGCCCGCCGGGCTGCGGCAAGTCCACGCTCGCCCTTATCCTGGCCCGGACCAAGGGCCGGCCGTACGTGCGGGTGAGCGCCCCGGAAGCCGGGCTGGCTGCCCTGCGTGAACTGATAAAGGGCAAGGAAATCCTTATCCTGGACGAACTGCACCGGTTTTCCAAAGCGCAGCAGGACTTTTTTCTGCCAATCCTTGAGACTGGCGAGATCGTGCTGCTCGCCACCACCACGGAAAATCCGTCCTTTTCCATCACCCGCCAGCTCCTGTCCCGGCTCCACGTCCTGCGCCTGGGACCGCTCACCCATCCCCAGCTCATGGTCCTGGCCGAGCGCGGGGCCAGAGAGGCCGGCATGGAGTTGCCCCGGGAGAGCCTGGAATCCATAGCCATGCTGTCGTCCGGGGACGGGCGCACGCTCTTAAATCTGGTGGAATTCACCGCCGCCCTGCCCGAGGACAAGCGCGCCCCGGACGAACTGCGCAAGCACCTGCCCGAGGCCATGGCCCGGGGCGACCGCGACGGCGATTCCCACTATGAGCTGGCATCGGCCATGATCAAATCCATCCGGGGCAGCGACCCGGATGCGGCGCTCTACTATCTGGCCTGTATGCTGGAATCCGGCGAGGACCCGCGCTTTTGCTGTCGCCGGCTGATGATCTCGGCCTCGGAGGATATTGGCCTGGCCGATCCCATGGCCCTGCCCCTGGCCGTCTCGGCGGCCGAGGCCGTGGAGCGCATCGGGATGCCCGAGGGCTTTATTCCCCTGGCCCAGACCGTGGTCTATCTGGCCCTGGCTCCCAAAAGCAATTCCACCTACGCCGCCTATCTGGCCGCCAAAAAAGACATCATGCAGTCCGGAGTCAAGCCGGTGCCGCTCCATCTGCGCAACCCCTCCACCCGGATGCAGAAGGAATGGGGGTTCGGCAAAGGGTACAAGTATCCCCACGCCTATCCCGACGCCTGGGTGGAACAGGACTATCTGCCCGAAGAGCTGGCCGGCCGTCAGTTCTACACGGCCAAGGACCAGGGCCTGGAACCCCGTTTGGCCGCCCGGCTGGCCCGGCTGCGACGACGCCAGTCCTGA